The following are encoded together in the Lathyrus oleraceus cultivar Zhongwan6 chromosome 3, CAAS_Psat_ZW6_1.0, whole genome shotgun sequence genome:
- the LOC127127170 gene encoding uncharacterized protein LOC127127170, with amino-acid sequence MDQVQTELAEMRANMAQFITMMQGVAQGQEELRALVQRQETVIQASNRGSPIAPPGFETVNVAAAPVHGYVTGEELRGIRVDGQPLAAEVNARATRAPVRHPAPFVDRQEDMFMMLSEDDEVVRVEDRNRKVDALAEKIRAMECQNSLRFDVTNMGLVEGLRIPYKFKAPSFEKYNGTSCPRTHVQAYFRKIYAYTDDEKMWMYFFQDSLSGASLDWYMDLRKESVRSWKDLGEAFLRQYKHNMDMAPSRTQLQSLCQKSKESFKEYAQRWRELAARVQPPMLERELTDMFIETLQGVFMDRMGSCPFSSFSDVVVCGERIESLIKAGKIQDPSFANYSSSKKPFSGAPRRGENETNAMHRRRSASRGPYRQVAAVTIPATQTPQQQRKPTQQYQHQQHRPQQQAYQPPNDNQANTGNERKRIIFDPIPMSYAELYPSLIERNLITPRDPPAIPVNPRWWYRPEQHCVYHSGAPGHDVDSCFQLKMKVQDLIRSGILILEDLGPRVNQA; translated from the coding sequence atggatcaggttcagaccgagttggctgagatgagggcgaacatggcccagttcataacaatgatgcaaggggttgctcagggtcaggaggagctccgtgctttggttcagagacaggaGACGGTCattcaggcgtctaaccgtggttcacctATTGCTCCACCTGGTTTTGAGACTGttaatgttgctgctgctcccgttCATGGTTATGTTACAGGAGAAGAACTCAGGGGGATAAGAGTTGATGGccagcctcttgctgcagaggtcaatgctagagctacccgagctcctgttcgtcatccagctccttttgtcgacagacaagaggacatgttcatgatgctgagtgaagatgatgaggtgGTCAGAGTCGAGGATAGGAATCGCaaggttgatgccctggctgagaagatccgtgcgATGGAATGCCAAAACTCCCTCAGatttgatgttacaaatatggggcTAGTAGAGGGtttgaggatcccgtacaagttcaaagcaccctcattcgaaaagtacaacggtacctcctgtcctcgcacccatgtgcaagcttacttcaGAAAGATTTACGCATACACTGatgacgagaagatgtggatgtactttttccaagatagtctatccggggcatctttggactggtacatggacctGAGAAAAGAATCAGTCAGgagctggaaagatctgggtgaagcctttctgaggcaatacaagcacaacatggacatggcgccgagccgaacccaaTTGCAGAGTTTGTGTCAGAAATCCAAGGAgagcttcaaagaatatgcccaaaggtggcgtgagctagccgctagagtgcaacctcctatgctggagagagagctgactgacatgttcattgagaccttgcaaggtgtgttcatggaccgcatgggaagttgcccgttcagtagcttttctgatgttgttgtctgtggggaaaggattgagagccttatcaaagcaggaaagatacaagatccCAGCTTTGCAAATTATTCaagttctaagaagccattctctggggcacccagaaggggagagaatgaaacaaatgctatgcaccgtcgaaggagtgcaagcagaggaccatatcgtcaggtcgctgctgtgactatcccagcaactcaaactcCGCAGCAACAGAGAAaaccaactcagcaatatcaacatcaacaacatcgtcctcagcagcaggcttaccagcctcccaatgataatcaagccaatacgggtaatgagaggaagaggatcatttttgacccgattcctatgtcttacgcagagctgtatccctcgttgatagagcggaacttgattactcctagagacccgccggctatacccgtcaaccctcggtggtggtataggcccgaacagcattgtgtgtatcactcgggtgctcctggtcatgatgtggatagttgtttccagctgaagatgaaggttcaagaccttataaggtcaggtattctgatcttggaggatttaggtccccgtgttaatcaagcttga